A region of Maribacter algicola DNA encodes the following proteins:
- a CDS encoding cytochrome c3 family protein, which produces MKKKIYYVLGLLVIGFIAVKLYNYLSGPFQRYSDVKVIAYHYNGEGYVGSATCTECHKDIYESHLETAHFNTSTLTTIDNIHGSFNEGENTVSLMDADISILEKNGKPFQHAQIKYGDHKVLDWSMDITIGSGLKGQSYLTNQPDGLFQLQASYFVPTDSWINSPNYTNSLNPLRPVNDQCLKCHVTFAKSSNDNINSNKYDISKIALGVDCEKCHGPAERHVRLQRKSNGILKDTTLIGLKSLSRQQRLDVCASCHSGLRSNQIQNPFKFLPGDTLSKFSKNFNSLRPSTSLDVHGNQFGLLTSSKCFSKSEQMDCMTCHDPHRNQRSQNAYFNSKCITCHQQNKTTCSVSESKMAAMNNDCIQCHMPVIPSKSMQVQLTKLDKATPIGVRTHYITIYPEETTKD; this is translated from the coding sequence TTGAAGAAAAAGATATACTATGTTCTTGGTTTGTTAGTAATAGGCTTTATCGCCGTAAAGCTTTACAATTATCTTTCTGGGCCTTTCCAGCGGTATTCGGACGTAAAGGTTATTGCCTACCATTATAACGGTGAAGGTTATGTTGGTTCGGCAACCTGTACGGAATGCCATAAGGATATCTATGAATCCCATTTGGAAACAGCACATTTCAACACTTCCACCTTAACCACTATAGACAATATCCATGGTAGTTTTAATGAGGGAGAGAATACGGTGTCCTTAATGGATGCGGATATTTCAATATTGGAAAAGAATGGAAAACCCTTTCAGCATGCGCAGATAAAGTATGGAGACCATAAGGTCCTTGATTGGAGCATGGATATCACGATAGGCTCAGGATTAAAGGGACAATCCTATTTGACCAACCAACCAGATGGACTGTTCCAGTTGCAAGCATCCTATTTTGTGCCCACTGATTCTTGGATCAATAGTCCCAATTACACAAACAGTTTAAATCCATTACGGCCTGTAAACGACCAATGTCTAAAATGCCACGTTACGTTTGCTAAAAGTAGCAATGACAACATAAACTCCAACAAGTACGATATTTCCAAAATCGCATTGGGTGTGGATTGCGAAAAATGCCATGGCCCGGCTGAACGTCATGTAAGGCTTCAAAGAAAAAGCAATGGAATACTAAAGGATACCACATTAATTGGTCTCAAATCATTATCAAGACAACAGCGTTTGGACGTATGCGCTTCATGCCATTCCGGATTAAGAAGCAATCAAATTCAAAACCCCTTTAAATTTTTACCCGGGGATACTTTGTCCAAGTTTTCAAAAAATTTTAACTCACTTAGACCTAGCACATCTTTGGATGTTCACGGTAATCAATTCGGATTATTGACCAGTAGTAAATGCTTTAGCAAATCTGAACAAATGGATTGTATGACCTGTCATGACCCTCATAGAAATCAAAGGAGTCAAAATGCCTATTTCAACAGTAAATGCATTACCTGCCATCAACAAAACAAGACAACATGTTCGGTTTCAGAATCAAAAATGGCAGCAATGAACAACGATTGCATTCAATGCCATATGCCAGTAATTCCTTCCAAGAGTATGCAGGTACAATTGACCAAATTGGATAAGGCGACCCCAATTGGGGTAAGAACTCATTATATTACCATTTACCCCGAGGAAACCACAAAAGACTAA
- a CDS encoding DUF58 domain-containing protein, protein MDIRQELNNASLFPNLELLADQVVEGFISGIHKSPFHGFSAEFAEHKIYNNGESTKHIDWKLFAKTDKLYTKRYEEETNLRCHMILDNSASMYYPEVKIQTIGNLNKIGFGILAIAALMNVLKKQRDAVGLSIYSDDYHYYTPEKGSERHFQMLLAKLNDIGADKDVSKETRTYTYLHQIAEKIKRRSLIFLFTDMLQTEKEDEELFEALRHLKYNKHEVILFHLMDKELEFHFNFDNTPKRFLDVETGEHLDLYADNIKEAYEESVRAYFAALKLKCAQYRIKYVEVDIKRDFSTVLNTFLIERNKFL, encoded by the coding sequence GTGGATATACGGCAAGAACTTAATAACGCTTCGCTTTTCCCCAACTTGGAGCTGTTGGCGGACCAAGTGGTGGAAGGGTTTATCAGTGGCATCCATAAAAGTCCTTTCCATGGTTTTTCTGCCGAATTCGCCGAACACAAAATCTATAATAATGGGGAAAGTACCAAGCATATCGACTGGAAGCTATTTGCCAAGACCGATAAGCTTTATACCAAAAGATACGAAGAGGAGACCAATCTAAGGTGCCATATGATTCTGGACAACTCGGCCTCCATGTACTATCCAGAAGTAAAAATACAGACCATAGGAAACCTTAATAAAATTGGTTTTGGGATTTTGGCAATCGCAGCCCTGATGAATGTGCTAAAGAAACAAAGGGACGCCGTGGGTTTAAGTATATATTCGGATGACTATCATTATTATACCCCTGAAAAAGGAAGTGAACGACACTTTCAGATGTTATTGGCTAAATTGAACGATATTGGGGCTGACAAAGATGTGTCCAAAGAAACAAGAACCTACACGTATCTTCACCAAATAGCGGAAAAAATAAAGAGAAGAAGTCTCATATTTCTTTTTACGGACATGCTTCAAACTGAAAAAGAGGATGAGGAGCTATTTGAAGCACTCCGGCATTTAAAATATAACAAACACGAAGTAATACTTTTCCATTTGATGGATAAGGAATTGGAATTTCACTTCAATTTTGACAATACACCCAAACGATTTTTGGATGTGGAAACAGGTGAACACCTGGATCTTTATGCGGATAACATCAAAGAGGCCTATGAGGAAAGTGTACGCGCGTATTTTGCGGCCCTTAAACTAAAATGCGCCCAATACCGCATTAAATACGTGGAGGTAGATATAAAAAGGGATTTTTCTACCGTCCTGAATACATTTTTGATTGAACGAAACAAATTTCTTTAG
- a CDS encoding tetratricopeptide repeat-containing sensor histidine kinase produces the protein MVNIRTLVGSKIYLKLLPLHFLLISVGLRGQQNKIDSLNTELEKNQSTGNQQTISENLRALGVAYFEKGDYATATGFYQKGLEVSKEIGDERMQSRCLMNIGNIYLVQDNYPIALEYYNKSLSINERIKDTTLISLSLNNMGILYTNLENFDKALAFSERALEIQKKLGNEQRVAETSISLGLLHIKLKNYHEALRYAKNAHVISESIGNDFINGFALNNIGFAYLHLKDYQKALFNYEMACQINIKYSQRALAGSYFGLAKVNTLLEKYEIALVNAIISKKMLTENNMTTLLRDVEELLSNIYFHLGDYKKALESHQQFKILNDSLFNKKSIEKIAQLESEYKYQQALDSASIRELKLTKTVMTTTQDLAKTKQNYLWAVIGILLTSILSGSFVFYQKYKSVKIMNQNIVTEQKLLRSQMTPHFIFNSLSILQGMILNKEEKKSITYLSKFSKLLRIVLENSRDKVVPLIQELDAIDNYMILQNLDADPPYDYSLVVDENIDINHFLVPPMLIQPFIENAIEHAFTPDQEHREIFVHLTFEHKKLCCTITDNGIGIDAISNKTNIKKKSLATTITKERLEMLAKDFKTPGGITIADRKNDKERGTRVTLIIPYKVDSITS, from the coding sequence ATGGTTAATATAAGGACCTTAGTTGGCTCAAAAATCTATCTCAAATTACTACCTCTTCATTTTTTACTTATAAGTGTTGGCCTGAGGGGACAACAAAATAAAATTGATAGCCTTAATACTGAGCTTGAAAAAAATCAATCGACAGGGAACCAACAAACAATTTCTGAAAATTTAAGAGCACTGGGAGTAGCTTATTTTGAAAAAGGGGACTATGCTACCGCGACCGGTTTCTATCAAAAAGGACTAGAGGTAAGTAAGGAAATTGGGGATGAACGCATGCAATCTCGATGCCTAATGAACATTGGCAATATTTATTTAGTTCAAGACAATTACCCTATTGCCTTGGAATACTATAACAAATCTTTGTCCATCAATGAAAGAATTAAGGATACTACATTGATTTCCTTATCCTTAAATAATATGGGAATCCTTTACACAAATTTGGAAAACTTTGACAAAGCCTTGGCCTTTTCTGAGAGAGCACTGGAAATTCAAAAAAAACTAGGTAATGAACAGCGAGTTGCGGAAACATCAATCTCATTGGGGTTACTACATATAAAACTAAAGAACTATCACGAAGCACTTAGATATGCCAAAAATGCCCATGTAATCTCTGAAAGCATAGGAAATGATTTTATCAATGGTTTTGCCTTAAACAATATCGGCTTTGCTTATTTACATTTGAAAGATTACCAAAAAGCTTTGTTTAATTACGAAATGGCATGTCAAATCAATATCAAATATAGTCAGAGAGCATTGGCAGGCTCATATTTTGGATTAGCAAAAGTGAATACACTACTTGAAAAGTACGAAATAGCCTTAGTAAATGCCATAATAAGTAAGAAGATGTTGACTGAAAATAATATGACTACCTTATTAAGGGATGTTGAAGAGTTGCTTTCTAACATATACTTTCATTTAGGCGACTACAAAAAAGCTCTAGAAAGCCATCAGCAATTCAAAATATTGAACGACAGTCTTTTCAATAAAAAGAGTATCGAAAAGATTGCCCAATTGGAGAGTGAGTATAAATACCAACAAGCATTGGATTCTGCCAGTATCAGGGAACTAAAACTTACAAAAACGGTCATGACCACCACGCAAGACCTCGCAAAGACCAAACAGAATTACCTGTGGGCCGTTATCGGTATCCTATTAACCTCTATACTATCCGGTTCCTTCGTCTTCTATCAAAAGTACAAGTCGGTCAAGATCATGAACCAGAATATCGTCACAGAACAAAAATTGTTGCGCTCGCAAATGACGCCCCATTTTATATTCAATTCATTATCGATATTGCAGGGAATGATTTTGAACAAAGAAGAGAAAAAATCCATCACCTATCTTTCCAAATTTTCAAAGCTGTTGCGCATCGTTCTGGAGAACTCCCGGGACAAGGTCGTTCCCCTAATTCAGGAACTGGATGCCATCGACAATTATATGATCTTGCAAAATTTGGATGCCGACCCGCCCTATGACTATAGCTTAGTCGTGGACGAAAACATAGACATTAACCATTTTTTGGTTCCGCCCATGCTCATCCAGCCTTTCATAGAAAATGCCATCGAGCATGCGTTCACCCCAGATCAAGAACACCGTGAAATATTCGTACATCTTACTTTTGAGCACAAAAAATTATGCTGTACCATAACGGATAATGGTATTGGTATCGATGCCATTTCAAACAAAACGAATATCAAAAAGAAATCGCTGGCCACCACCATCACCAAAGAGCGCTTGGAAATGTTGGCCAAGGATTTTAAGACGCCAGGAGGCATCACAATAGCAGACAGAAAAAATGACAAGGAACGGGGAACACGAGTCACTTTGATAATTCCTTATAAAGTTGATTCCATAACATCCTAA
- the trxA gene encoding thioredoxin, translated as MALEITDATFDEVVLKSDKPVVVDFWAAWCGPCRMVGPIIDEVSNEYEGKAIVGKVDVDANQEFAAKYGVRNIPTVLVFKNGEIASRQVGVSPKKVYTDAIDALL; from the coding sequence ATGGCATTAGAAATAACAGATGCTACTTTTGACGAAGTAGTTTTAAAAAGTGATAAACCAGTAGTAGTAGATTTTTGGGCTGCCTGGTGCGGACCCTGTAGAATGGTAGGGCCTATAATCGATGAAGTAAGCAACGAATATGAGGGCAAGGCTATCGTAGGCAAAGTGGACGTGGACGCCAACCAAGAATTTGCAGCCAAATACGGGGTAAGAAACATTCCTACCGTTTTGGTCTTTAAAAATGGTGAAATTGCAAGTAGACAGGTGGGTGTTTCCCCTAAAAAGGTGTATACCGATGCTATAGATGCCCTATTATAA
- a CDS encoding tetratricopeptide repeat protein, whose product MKNVKYRFLIVFILCYSLLSVGQDVKKKDNANIDSLLQLIPIQKDSVLVETYFTIFDQYIFKDPKKGAPYLDAAAPIIDSLKSKYLEAELLRKKGLYIQELGDFNQALVHLNQAKVLYNELGDREKLKTVYNNIGIISKDLGQTATALEAYLICIKISESLGEPEQGRAPNLMNIGMLYSKLGNLEVSNDYYKKVEAICLEHNLEYGLAITRSNRATNLAKVDKLQEALDLYLGAMPYFERTDRKSAIGEQLNLIGAVYVKMDSLKKAEKYFLQALNLNTEIEQKNQLGISYRNLGDVSYNERDYKSALENYQNSLSLAKQLSNNIEIVDDYLKISNTYEKLGDISQAYEYRKIYSVMYDSIFSRENNQKINALELRYKTEKSEQEIALQKKEIALLEEQGRTANLQRVGLIVGLLTTIAIFGLIYYGIRQKMKRNRLERERVKAELAFKEKELTTHALHLAKKNEVLEGLKQKAAELKKTEGGGKAYQELIRTINFDQQDDKVWENFTRYFEAVHKDFEKDAVSRYPDISKNELRLMALIKMNLSSKEIANILNISSDGVKKARQRLRKKMNLSPEDSLETTVMAI is encoded by the coding sequence ATGAAAAATGTCAAGTACCGTTTTCTGATTGTATTTATTCTTTGTTATTCATTGTTGTCCGTAGGACAAGACGTCAAGAAAAAAGACAATGCCAATATAGATAGCCTGTTGCAACTTATTCCCATACAAAAAGATTCGGTTCTTGTAGAAACTTATTTTACAATATTCGACCAATACATATTCAAAGACCCTAAAAAAGGAGCACCTTATTTAGATGCAGCAGCCCCCATTATCGATAGCTTAAAGAGTAAATATCTCGAAGCGGAGCTACTGCGGAAAAAGGGACTTTATATTCAGGAGCTAGGGGACTTTAACCAAGCATTGGTACATCTTAACCAAGCAAAAGTATTGTACAATGAATTAGGCGATCGAGAAAAGCTTAAAACCGTTTATAATAATATCGGTATCATATCAAAAGATTTGGGACAAACCGCAACGGCTCTTGAAGCGTATTTGATCTGTATTAAGATTAGTGAATCTTTGGGCGAACCAGAACAAGGAAGGGCCCCAAACCTTATGAATATAGGGATGTTGTACTCTAAATTGGGAAATCTCGAAGTATCCAATGACTATTACAAGAAGGTAGAGGCCATCTGTTTGGAACATAATCTCGAATATGGTTTGGCGATCACCCGGTCGAACCGAGCCACAAATTTGGCCAAGGTCGATAAGCTTCAAGAAGCCTTGGACCTTTATTTGGGGGCTATGCCCTATTTTGAACGGACCGACCGTAAATCTGCTATTGGAGAACAATTAAATTTGATAGGGGCGGTATATGTAAAAATGGATTCTTTAAAAAAAGCAGAAAAGTATTTTTTACAAGCCTTAAATCTGAATACAGAAATCGAACAAAAAAATCAATTGGGTATTTCGTACCGCAATTTGGGCGATGTTTCCTATAATGAAAGAGATTATAAATCGGCCTTGGAAAATTATCAGAACAGCTTATCCCTTGCCAAACAGTTGTCAAATAACATTGAAATTGTAGACGACTATCTTAAAATCTCGAATACTTACGAAAAGTTGGGCGACATCTCACAAGCCTACGAATATCGCAAAATTTATTCTGTGATGTACGATAGCATTTTCAGTCGAGAAAATAACCAAAAAATCAATGCGCTAGAGTTGCGTTACAAAACCGAAAAAAGTGAGCAGGAAATCGCACTTCAAAAAAAGGAAATCGCATTGCTCGAGGAACAAGGACGTACGGCGAACCTACAACGTGTTGGATTAATTGTAGGCCTGTTGACCACAATAGCAATCTTTGGTCTTATCTACTACGGTATTCGGCAAAAAATGAAACGCAACCGATTGGAGCGTGAACGCGTAAAAGCGGAACTGGCCTTTAAAGAGAAAGAACTGACGACCCATGCCCTACACCTGGCCAAAAAGAACGAAGTATTGGAAGGCCTGAAGCAAAAAGCCGCCGAACTCAAGAAAACCGAAGGTGGTGGCAAGGCCTACCAAGAACTGATCCGAACAATCAATTTTGACCAACAGGACGATAAGGTGTGGGAAAATTTCACCCGTTATTTCGAGGCCGTACATAAGGACTTTGAAAAAGATGCGGTTTCAAGATACCCGGATATCTCCAAGAATGAACTTCGTTTGATGGCACTCATAAAGATGAACCTTTCATCAAAAGAAATCGCCAATATTCTCAATATTTCTTCCGATGGAGTCAAAAAAGCACGGCAGCGTTTACGAAAAAAAATGAACCTTTCGCCGGAAGATTCCTTGGAAACGACCGTGATGGCGATTTAG
- the dnaE gene encoding DNA polymerase III subunit alpha, which yields MYLIFDTETTGLPKRWDVPITDTDNWPRCIQIAWQLHDALGNLIEHQDYLVRPDGFNIPYDAEKIHGISTALAEQEGVPLSEVLEKFNAAMAQTKFIVGQNVGFDVNIMGAEFHRMNVDNPLQELPVLDTCTEHTAELCQIPGGRGGKFKLPTLTELHEFLFKEAFAEAHNATADVEATTRCFLELVRLKQYTAEQLDVQPDYFKNFSEANPQEIQLIGLKHINLKKASKKIADALWEKDTGAISKEEIKENLATLETATFAHLHNHTQFSILQSTISVPDLIAATARAKMPAVAMTDHANMMGAFHFVNGIINHNNGVTARNEENRKRYEATLNGTLEEGQEPLESLPEPELEITPIVGCEFQVCEDHTNKSVKDNGYQIVMLAKNKNGYLNLAKMSSIAFVDGKYYVPRIDKKVVEKYKEDIIVLTGNLYGEVPSKVLNVGENQAEEALLWWKDTFGDDLYIEIMRHGQEDEDRVNQVLIQFAQKHNVKLVATNNTYYEKKENAHAHDILLCVKDGEKQSTPIGRGRGYRYGLPNQEYYFKSSDEMKELFKDIPEAIINIQEVIDKVETFTLARDVLLPAFDIPEEFQVEEDKLDGGKRGENKYLRHITYEGAKKRYGEITPEIDERLDFELQVIEKTGYPGYFLIVEDFIRAARQMDVSVGPGRGSAAGSAVAYCLWITNLDPIKYDLLFERFLNPDRISMPDIDIDFDDEGRSRVMDYVIKKYGANQVAQIITYGTMAAKSSIRDTARALDLPLGDADRMAKLIPNMSKLKKIMGIDEKILRSKFNSDDLVKINELLAISEGDGLESETLNQAYVLEGSLRNTGIHACGVIITPDDITKFVPVALAKDSDMYCTQFDNSVVESAGLLKMDFLGLKTLTLIKDTVKIVKAKHGIELNPENFPLDDEKTYELFQRGETIGVFQYESPGMQKHMRALKPTVFADLIAMNALYRPGPMEYIPSFIARKHGTEEIVYDLEACEEYLAETYGITVYQEQVMLLSQKLADFTKGEADVLRKAMGKKQKYVLDKMKPKFIQQASAKGHPEDKLEKIWKDWEAFAAYAFNKSHSTCYAWIAYQTAYCKAHYPAEYMAAVLSNNMNDIKQVTFFMEECKRMGLDVLGPDVNESYYKFAVNKEGAVRFGMGAIKGVGKGAVEAIVDERKKNGPYKSVFDMAKRIDLRAANKKAFENLALAGGFDSLGNSHRAQYFHNDGDGITFLEKVIKYGAKFQENENSAQVSLFGDASEVSIPEPVVPPCEEWGTMEKLKREKDVVGIYISGHPLDDFKTEIKAFCNASLSHCNDLASFVNRELTFAGVITDVQHRISKNGKGWASFTMEDYTDSFEFRIFGEEYLKFRHFLMLNSFAYIKLYVREGWVNRETGLKSEPRMQFNSFMLLQDVMESYAKKLTIKLNIDELEEAQVHQLKDTLISHKGDHALNFIVYEMKEQIKVRLSSRKQKVQISSELLQRLEEQQVHFKLN from the coding sequence ATGTATTTAATATTCGATACCGAAACCACTGGATTACCCAAACGCTGGGACGTCCCTATAACCGATACGGATAACTGGCCCAGGTGTATACAGATTGCCTGGCAGTTGCACGATGCTTTGGGAAATCTGATCGAGCACCAGGACTACTTGGTGCGTCCGGATGGTTTCAACATTCCTTACGATGCCGAAAAGATTCACGGTATTTCCACGGCTTTGGCGGAACAAGAGGGTGTTCCTCTTTCCGAAGTTTTGGAAAAATTCAATGCGGCCATGGCCCAAACCAAGTTTATCGTGGGTCAGAATGTTGGTTTTGACGTGAATATCATGGGTGCCGAATTCCATAGAATGAACGTTGATAATCCATTACAGGAACTTCCGGTTTTGGATACCTGTACTGAACATACTGCCGAGCTCTGTCAGATTCCCGGTGGCCGTGGAGGTAAATTCAAATTACCTACATTAACGGAACTTCATGAGTTTTTGTTCAAGGAAGCCTTTGCGGAAGCTCATAACGCAACTGCCGATGTTGAAGCAACTACCCGTTGCTTTTTGGAACTGGTACGATTAAAGCAATATACGGCGGAACAATTGGATGTTCAACCGGATTACTTTAAGAATTTCTCAGAGGCCAATCCACAGGAAATTCAACTCATTGGCCTAAAGCACATCAACCTAAAAAAAGCATCCAAAAAAATTGCCGATGCCCTTTGGGAAAAGGATACCGGTGCCATTTCAAAAGAAGAAATAAAGGAAAACCTGGCCACTTTGGAGACGGCCACGTTCGCACATTTACATAACCATACACAATTTTCCATACTTCAGTCTACCATTAGTGTTCCTGATCTCATTGCGGCAACGGCAAGGGCAAAAATGCCGGCCGTGGCCATGACGGATCATGCCAATATGATGGGAGCCTTTCATTTTGTGAATGGCATCATAAACCATAATAACGGGGTCACTGCCAGAAACGAGGAAAATAGAAAGCGTTACGAGGCCACCTTAAACGGAACCTTGGAAGAAGGCCAAGAACCCTTGGAATCCCTTCCAGAGCCCGAACTTGAAATAACGCCCATTGTAGGTTGCGAATTTCAGGTCTGTGAGGACCATACGAACAAATCGGTCAAGGATAACGGTTACCAAATCGTTATGCTCGCCAAGAACAAAAATGGCTACCTCAATCTGGCAAAAATGTCCTCCATTGCCTTTGTGGACGGAAAATACTATGTGCCGCGAATCGACAAAAAGGTTGTTGAGAAATACAAGGAAGATATAATTGTATTAACGGGAAATCTCTATGGCGAAGTGCCCAGTAAGGTTCTCAATGTGGGGGAAAACCAGGCAGAGGAAGCCCTTTTATGGTGGAAGGACACCTTTGGTGATGACCTCTATATTGAAATCATGCGCCATGGACAGGAGGATGAGGACCGCGTAAACCAAGTACTGATACAATTCGCCCAGAAGCATAATGTAAAGTTGGTAGCCACCAACAATACGTACTACGAAAAAAAGGAAAACGCCCATGCCCATGACATTCTTTTATGTGTAAAGGATGGGGAAAAGCAGTCGACTCCCATAGGACGAGGTCGGGGATATCGCTATGGATTGCCTAACCAGGAGTACTACTTTAAGTCCTCCGATGAAATGAAGGAGCTCTTCAAGGACATCCCTGAGGCCATCATCAACATTCAAGAAGTAATCGACAAAGTTGAAACGTTCACGCTGGCCAGGGATGTATTATTACCCGCTTTTGATATTCCAGAGGAATTTCAGGTCGAAGAGGACAAATTGGACGGTGGCAAAAGAGGCGAAAACAAATACTTGAGGCACATTACATATGAGGGTGCCAAAAAGAGATATGGGGAGATTACCCCTGAAATTGATGAGCGATTGGATTTTGAGCTTCAGGTTATTGAAAAAACGGGTTATCCTGGGTATTTTTTAATCGTGGAGGATTTCATTAGGGCAGCACGGCAAATGGATGTTTCCGTGGGGCCCGGTCGTGGTTCCGCAGCAGGTTCCGCCGTGGCCTATTGTCTTTGGATTACCAATCTGGATCCCATTAAATACGACTTGCTATTTGAGCGTTTCCTAAACCCAGACAGGATTTCCATGCCGGATATCGATATCGATTTTGATGATGAAGGCCGTAGCCGTGTAATGGACTATGTCATCAAAAAATATGGGGCAAACCAAGTAGCCCAAATCATTACGTATGGTACCATGGCGGCAAAATCTTCGATAAGGGATACTGCCAGGGCCCTGGACCTGCCGTTGGGGGATGCTGACCGTATGGCCAAATTGATTCCCAACATGTCCAAGTTGAAAAAGATCATGGGCATCGACGAGAAAATTCTTAGAAGTAAGTTCAACAGCGACGACCTTGTTAAAATAAACGAATTGCTCGCCATATCAGAAGGCGATGGTTTGGAGTCCGAAACCCTGAACCAAGCTTATGTGTTGGAAGGGTCTTTAAGGAATACAGGAATTCATGCCTGTGGGGTCATCATTACCCCGGATGACATTACCAAGTTCGTTCCGGTGGCCTTGGCCAAGGATTCGGATATGTATTGCACACAGTTCGACAACTCGGTAGTAGAAAGTGCTGGGCTGCTGAAAATGGACTTCTTAGGCCTCAAAACCCTGACCTTGATCAAGGATACGGTTAAAATCGTAAAGGCGAAACACGGTATTGAATTGAATCCGGAGAACTTCCCGTTGGACGACGAAAAGACCTATGAACTTTTTCAACGCGGTGAAACCATTGGGGTGTTCCAATACGAATCGCCCGGAATGCAAAAACACATGCGGGCCTTAAAACCTACGGTTTTTGCAGACCTTATCGCTATGAACGCCCTGTACCGACCAGGCCCCATGGAATATATTCCCAGCTTTATCGCAAGGAAACACGGTACCGAGGAAATCGTTTACGATTTGGAGGCCTGTGAAGAGTATTTGGCTGAAACTTATGGTATCACCGTGTATCAAGAGCAGGTGATGCTCCTTTCCCAAAAGTTGGCAGATTTTACAAAAGGTGAAGCGGACGTGCTTCGTAAAGCCATGGGAAAAAAGCAAAAGTATGTATTGGACAAAATGAAGCCCAAGTTCATTCAACAGGCTTCGGCAAAAGGCCATCCGGAGGATAAACTGGAAAAAATTTGGAAGGACTGGGAAGCCTTTGCCGCATATGCTTTCAATAAGAGCCACTCAACCTGTTATGCCTGGATAGCCTACCAAACGGCATATTGTAAAGCCCACTACCCTGCCGAATATATGGCGGCCGTTCTCAGCAACAACATGAACGACATAAAACAGGTGACCTTTTTTATGGAGGAGTGTAAGCGCATGGGATTGGATGTACTTGGCCCGGACGTTAACGAATCCTACTATAAATTCGCCGTAAACAAAGAAGGAGCCGTACGTTTTGGAATGGGCGCCATTAAAGGGGTGGGAAAAGGGGCCGTAGAAGCTATTGTGGACGAACGTAAGAAAAACGGACCTTATAAATCCGTTTTTGATATGGCAAAGCGTATCGATTTACGAGCTGCCAACAAAAAGGCCTTTGAAAACCTGGCCCTCGCTGGTGGCTTTGACTCCCTTGGAAATTCCCACAGGGCACAATACTTTCATAATGATGGAGATGGAATCACGTTCCTGGAAAAGGTAATCAAGTATGGAGCCAAATTTCAAGAGAACGAAAACTCGGCCCAAGTAAGCCTTTTCGGTGACGCCAGTGAAGTTTCCATACCGGAACCCGTTGTGCCCCCCTGTGAGGAATGGGGCACGATGGAAAAATTGAAAAGGGAAAAGGATGTGGTAGGAATTTATATTTCCGGACATCCACTGGACGATTTTAAAACGGAAATCAAGGCATTTTGTAATGCCAGCCTTTCCCATTGCAACGATTTGGCGAGTTTTGTAAACAGGGAACTCACTTTCGCAGGTGTGATAACGGATGTGCAGCATAGAATTTCCAAGAACGGCAAGGGTTGGGCATCATTTACCATGGAAGATTATACAGACTCCTTCGAATTTAGGATTTTTGGTGAGGAATATCTTAAGTTCAGACACTTTTTAATGCTTAACTCCTTCGCCTACATCAAATTATATGTAAGGGAAGGTTGGGTAAACAGGGAAACCGGACTCAAGAGCGAGCCAAGAATGCAGTTCAACAGTTTTATGTTGTTACAGGATGTCATGGAGTCCTATGCAAAAAAATTGACTATAAAACTAAACATCGATGAATTGGAGGAAGCACAGGTACATCAACTCAAGGATACTTTGATTTCTCATAAGGGAGACCACGCCTTAAATTTCATAGTGTACGAAATGAAGGAACAGATAAAGGTCCGCCTATCCAGCCGAAAACAAAAAGTTCAGATTTCCAGTGAGCTTTTACAAAGACTGGAGGAACAGCAGGTTCATTTTAAACTAAATTAG